The segment CACTCGCCGACATTTATGGGGATATCGCCGCCATCGCCGGAATTCTCGGCGTGGCCGAGTGTGGCGCTTCCGTGATCGGCGAGATGAGGAATGTCATTGCCGGCGTCACCGCGCGCACTTCAGCCAAGCTGCGCCCGCGCGTCTATTGTGAGGAATGGGGCAAACCGCTGATCCATTCGCAGCCGTGGGTGGCGGAGATGGTGGAAGCCGCCGGGGGCGAGTTTGTCGGCCAACCCGGTCAGCGGACGACCGCGGAACAGGTCCGCGAAAACAACCCGGAGATCGTCATCGCCGCCTGGTGCGGCGCCGGCGACCGTGTCCCGCTGGAGAAAATCATTCGCGACCGCCAATGGAACGACCTGCCGGCTGCGCGCACTGGGAGCGTCTTCTGCGTGCGCGACGAACTGCTCAACACACCCGCTCCCACCCTGCTCGGCGGCCTGCGTGCCTTGAGCCATGCCATTCATCCCGACCTGTTTCCCATGGCCGAAGGCATCCGAAGCATCGCCGCTTCTGTGCTTTAATATCACCCATGACCCCAGCGATCAAGCCCGCGGACCTGTTGCGCGAACTCGACGAACTGGCACTTTCGGCGCGCTCCGCCGACCAACTCATGAAGTTCATCTGTGCGCGACTGCACGAGCGCATGCTCAAGTACAACTGGGTCGGGTTCTACATGATCCGGGATGAAGCCGGTGGCGAGCGCGTCTTGCACCTGGGCGAGTTCGTCGGCAGCATGACCCCGCATACCCGCATCCAGCTCAACCAGGGCATCTGCGGCGCCGCCGCCTCCACGGGAAAAACCGTGGTCGTGGACGACGTCAACAAGGATTCCCGCTATCTCGCCTGCTCCCTCGAAACCAAGTCGGAAATCGTCGTGCCCATCTTCGTGCACCGCGAGGTGGTGGGCGAGATTGACATTGACAGTCACTTCCCCGCCGCTTTCACCGCCGACGACCGCAAGCTGGTGGAGCACTGCGCCGAACTTGTCGGGCGCATGATCGAGAAGCAGGGCTGAAGATGAAGCCCGGCGCGAAGAAAACCACGCGTGGCCGGTCCATCACGCGCGTTGCCGCCGCCTTGATCCTGCGGCGCCGCAATGCGGGCGAGGACGATCGCTCCGCTTCTCCTGCTACCGGCGATCCGCAAATCCTGATCTGCCAACGCACCCGCCACCAGCCGTTTCCGCTGAAGTGGGAGTTCCCGGGCGGCAAGATCGAGCCCGGCGAGCAGCCGCGCGATGCTCTCCGCCGCGAACTGGACGAAGAACTCGGCATTGACGCCACCATCGGGGACGAGATCACACGCATCCGGTACACCTACACGCACGGCGGCACGGTCGAGCTGCGCTTTTTCGTGGTCAACGATTTCGCCGGCCAGATTGAGAACCGCATCTTCAAGGATGTGCGCTGGGTTTCGCGCAAAGAACTGCCGGAGTTCGATTTTCTGGAAGCCGACGCCGGGCTGGTGGACGACCTCGCCCGCGGCGAGTTTGTGTGATTTCACTTAAGAATGGTCGGATCTGAGGAGTTAGGAATTCCGCCAATCCCGAGGCAAAAAGTAGGGGCACCCGGAAAACCGGATGCCCCAAAGTGTTGCAGGAGGTTCGTCTTAGAAGATGAACTTTGCGCCCAACTGCACCAACCGTGAATTCGTGTTGGTACGAATCGAGGTGACCCGGCCGAAGTTGGCCGAAGAACTGTTGCCGGTCGGGTTGGCGAAGTTGGTGTGGTTGAACAGGTTGAACGCCTCGAGGCGCAACTGGATGGTTGTGCCTTCGGTGACCTTCGTGTCCTTCTGAAGGGCGAAGTCGATGTTGGCGTAGCTGGGACCGTGCAGGAAGCCACGGCGCGTCGTGCCCAGCGTACCGAGTGCATTTGGCTCGAACGCGCCCGGGTCGAAGAAGTAATGGTTCAAAGTCCCGAATACGGCCGTGTGCGGATCCAGAGCCTTCGGCTTAAAGACCACGTCCGGACGATCCGGGCAGGCATAGAACGTGTAGTTGCCGGCGCAGGTCAGCGAGTTGTCGCTGTTGTCCTGGAAGATGATCGGTTGGCCGGTCTGCCAGGCGTAGATGCCCGTTAACCGCCATCCGCCCATCACTCGGCTGGGCATCCATGAGAACATGCTCAGCTTGTTCAGGTTCGGGACGTCGTAGCTGGAGCTGACGGTGAAGCGATGACGGGTATCGAAGGCTGAATCGCCGTAATCGCGTTTGAGGTTGCCGTACGGATCGCTTCCGCCGTTCGCCAGGAACGCAATATCCTCGAAGCTGGACCCTTGATCCATGGCATGCGCCCAGGTGTAGGTACCCAGCACCTGCAGGCCGTGGCTGAGGTGCTTATCCACGGTGACCTGCAGCGAATTGTAAATCGAATTCGCGTTCGTGTGCTGCATACCCGACTGGGCAAAGATATTGGGGTCGAACGGGTAGTGACTCGGGAAGTTGCCCGGTGCGTTTTCGGGGTCATTGAAGCATGCCGGATTGGTCAGACAGTCCGCAACGCCGGCCGGAGTTGCCGAGTTGAAGGAGTAGGAGGCGACCAGGTGACGTGCCATCGAGCCTACATAGGCCACGCGCATAATGGTCTGGCCGGGAAGCTCGCGCTCCACGGTCAGGTTGTAGTTAGCCGCGCGCGGTATGGTGGACTTGGGATCGAACACGTTGATGAAGAACGGCTCAAAGGCTGTGAAGTCGATCACACTTCCCGGCGCCGGAGGAACAAACGGGAACTTGTTCGTTATCGACACCCCGGTGGCGATGTTTTTCCAAGGATCCGGGAACGACGGCGCCAGATGAAGGTCTCCGACGCCAGTGCTGGTCAGGCCGAGCGGCGGGTTGCCCAAGTCTTGCAGGTTCAGCTCTTCTTCGCCGCGGTTGTAATAGAGACCGATGCCGCCGCGGATGGACATCTTCCCCGGTCCGCCGGAAATCCTGCCCCAGTTCGGACTGTAGGCGAAGCCGACGCGAGGTCCAAAGTGGTTGTACTTGGTGGTGGCGCCGCCGCCCTTGTTGCAACCGGGATCGCCGTTGAAGTTGTAGGCCACCGGAGCG is part of the Terriglobia bacterium genome and harbors:
- a CDS encoding ABC transporter substrate-binding protein, translating into MTSYTPRRIVSLQPSATVILDRLGRLDSVVACTRYCADVCPEAAAGRIIVSDSWTAQAEEILAAQPDLVIAAVPYQEKAVAEILRAGVRFLGLAPRTLADIYGDIAAIAGILGVAECGASVIGEMRNVIAGVTARTSAKLRPRVYCEEWGKPLIHSQPWVAEMVEAAGGEFVGQPGQRTTAEQVRENNPEIVIAAWCGAGDRVPLEKIIRDRQWNDLPAARTGSVFCVRDELLNTPAPTLLGGLRALSHAIHPDLFPMAEGIRSIAASVL
- a CDS encoding GAF domain-containing protein, whose amino-acid sequence is MTPAIKPADLLRELDELALSARSADQLMKFICARLHERMLKYNWVGFYMIRDEAGGERVLHLGEFVGSMTPHTRIQLNQGICGAAASTGKTVVVDDVNKDSRYLACSLETKSEIVVPIFVHREVVGEIDIDSHFPAAFTADDRKLVEHCAELVGRMIEKQG
- a CDS encoding (deoxy)nucleoside triphosphate pyrophosphohydrolase gives rise to the protein MKPGAKKTTRGRSITRVAAALILRRRNAGEDDRSASPATGDPQILICQRTRHQPFPLKWEFPGGKIEPGEQPRDALRRELDEELGIDATIGDEITRIRYTYTHGGTVELRFFVVNDFAGQIENRIFKDVRWVSRKELPEFDFLEADAGLVDDLARGEFV